A genomic segment from Oncorhynchus clarkii lewisi isolate Uvic-CL-2024 chromosome 12, UVic_Ocla_1.0, whole genome shotgun sequence encodes:
- the LOC139421346 gene encoding protein FAM234B-like isoform X1, which yields MAAALSRALKLPGKKGSELGEYDPLTQADSEDESEEDDLVLNYPRNGLGRGNCMGTGTSELRGSRTGRLVGDEDEAEEDDDEWRERLPGKKRQEREEKGMQYWSQRETNRDEGVEDGGGLGASGGPGLGVSASADPDGNKAKVRGAIRAAFFLVPLVCAMLVVLLCAFLVPCQHGELDKRPQWEKELGDHVGGVTPPPLALWDVDNDSVEDVLIGVTQKSNNTHLSSSAGNNKEYSVVALSAFSGEVLWRRALREPVESIQCGLQYEAHPSPLPAGGAALRALPNSAIPLSAQRDRASGPVCLLIESAHLTAVNGTTGKKLWSVAPGEIQSQAVSLPDLQGDSVPDLLIATLPADQVSDLSLLLLSGLTGAMLGHPVTFNLTTFNVSGKLIGPLFHETQLGAYYILFGLGTVEAVSLGDIYTRATGKTPISPGLRLKEPGWEKRRKTNSSLIHISSGTEQVEFLVPLVAGLCNNHNSLDSISNLNSSRSDWVLVCGKLSSKLSVLREKDAHTEWTLTSSAIHSRPAPGQFNDDGIPDLLIQKSGAPRMRKVQVVDGASGRSLWETEFICPRLDLEGTSIMTSGQSAFLFWAGDPVRPPKNLTKTTVAPGAVQAMPVIRKLFMLHPAYPTILLELASTTDTILTAAVSYQEPQKDASYITVSSRPTSGLGPGSRVVKSMSLRAAITAGQIVRLGESSIAGVPVRPGVFEINKFFRRLTFKNH from the exons ATGGCTGCAGCTTTGTCCCGTGCCCTCAAATTGCCTG GGAAGAAGGGCTCGGAGCTTGGAGAGTATGACCCCCTCACTCAGGCCGACAGTGAGGACGAGAGCGAGGAGGACGACCTGGTCCTCAACTATCCTCGCAATGGCCTGGGGAGGGGCAACTGCATGGGTACAGGTACCTCAGAGCTGAGAGGGAGCAGAACAGGGAGGCTCGTAGGGGATGAAGATGAGGCAGAGGAGGACGATGATGAGTGGAGAGAACGGCTCCCGGGAAaaaagaggcaggagagagaggagaagggcatGCAGTACTGGAGCCAGAGGGAGACAAACAGGGATGAGggagtagaggatggaggggggcTTGGGGCCTCTGGTGGCCCTGGATTGGGTGTCAGTGCCAGTGCTGACCCGGACGGGAATAAGGCTAAGGTGAGGGGAGCCATCCGGGCAGCGTTTTTCCTGGTGCCTCTGGTCTGTGCCATGCTGGTGGTGCTGCTGTGTGCCTTTCTGGTGCCTTGTCAGCATGGGGAACTGGACAAACGGCCACAGTGGGAGAAAGAGCTGGGTGATCATGTGGGAG GTGTTACCCCACCTCCTCTTGCACTGTGGGATGTTGACAATGACTCAGTTGAGGATGTGCTAATAGGAGTCACTCAAAAGAGCAACAATACCCATCTCTCCAGTTCTGCGGGGAACAACAAAG agTACAGTGTGGTGGCCCTATCTGCATTCAGTGGTGAGGTGCTTTGGAGGAGGGCCCTCAGGGAACCTGTGGAGTCCATCCAGTGTGGGCTGCAGTACGAAGCCCACCCATCACCACTGCCAGCAGGGGGCGCTGCCCTCAGAGCCCTCCCCAACAGCGCCATTCCCCTATCTgcccagagagacagagctagCGGCCCCGTGTGTCTGCTCATCGAGTCTGCACACCTCACTGCTGTCAACGGCACCACAG GGAAGAAGCTGTGGTCGGTAGCACCAGGGGAGATCCAGTCCCAGGCAGTTTCTCTGCCAGATCTCCAAGGTGACTCTGTTCCTGACTTGCTGATTGCTACTTTACCTGCTGACCAG GTGTCTGACCTCTCACTTCTCCTGCTGTCTGGGCTGACTGGAGCTATGCTTGGACATCCCGTGACCTTTAACCTCACGACCTTTAATGTCTCTGGAAAGCTGATTGGTCCCCTGTTTCATGAGACACAGCTGGGGGCATATTACATTCTATTTGGACtag gcactgtagaggctgtatcccTGGGAGATATTTACACTCGGGCTACTGGAAAAACACCAATATCCCCTGGTCTGAGACTGAAGGAACCTGGCTGGGAGAAGCGTAGGAAAACCAACTCCTCCCTCATACACATCTCCAG TGGAACTGAGCAAGTGGAGTTCTTGGTCCCCCTAGTGGCTGGCTTGTGTAACAACCACAACAGCCTGGACTCCATCTCCAACCTCAACTCCAGCCGCAGTGACTGGGTGCTGGTGTGTGGCAAGCTCTCCAGCAAGCTCTCTGTGCTGAGAGAGAAGGACGCACACACCGAGTGGACTCTTACCTCCTCAGCCATACACAG TCGTCCAGCACCAGGCCAATTCAACGATGATGGAATCCCAGATCTCCTCATCCAGAAGTCTGGGGCCCCTAGAATGAGAAAA GTTCAGGTGGTTGATGGAGCCAGTGGGCGTAGTCTGTGGGAGACAGAGTTTATTTGTCCACGCCTTGACCTGGAAGGTACCTCAATCATGACATCTGGTCAATCAGCTTTCCTTTTCTGGGCCGGTGACCCTGTCAGACCACCAAAGAACCTCACCAAGACAACT GTAGCACCAGGGGCGGTTCAAGCCATGCCAGTCATCCGAAAGCTCTTCATGTTACATCCTGCATATCCCACAATCCTCCTGGAGCTCGCCAGCACCACAGACACCATTCTTACTGCTGCAG TGAGTTACCAGGAGCCGCAGAAGGATGCCTCCTACATTACCGTGTCCTCCCGGCCTACCTCTGGCCTGGGGCCTGGGTCTCGGGTGGTGAAGAGCATGAGCCTCAGGGCAGCAATCACTGCTGGACAGATTGTGAGGCTGGGAGAGAGCAGCATCGCAGGGGTACCAGTCAGACCTGGAGTATTTGAGATAAACAAGTTCTTCAGGCGTCTCACCTTCAAAAACCATTAG
- the LOC139421346 gene encoding protein FAM234B-like isoform X2: MAAALSRALKLPGKKGSELGEYDPLTQADSEDESEEDDLVLNYPRNGLGRGNCMGTGTSELRGSRTGRLVGDEDEAEEDDDEWRERLPGKKRQEREEKGMQYWSQRETNRDEGVEDGGGLGASGGPGLGVSASADPDGNKAKVRGAIRAAFFLVPLVCAMLVVLLCAFLVPCQHGELDKRPQWEKELGDHVGGVTPPPLALWDVDNDSVEDVLIGVTQKSNNTHLSSSAGNNKEYSVVALSAFSGEVLWRRALREPVESIQCGLQYEAHPSPLPAGGAALRALPNSAIPLSAQRDRASGPVCLLIESAHLTAVNGTTGKKLWSVAPGEIQSQAVSLPDLQGDSVPDLLIATLPADQVSDLSLLLLSGLTGAMLGHPVTFNLTTFNVSGKLIGPLFHETQLGAYYILFGLGTVEAVSLGDIYTRATGKTPISPGLRLKEPGWEKRRKTNSSLIHISSGTEQVEFLVPLVAGLCNNHNSLDSISNLNSSRSDWVLVCGKLSSKLSVLREKDAHTEWTLTSSAIHSRPAPGQFNDDGIPDLLIQKSGAPRMRKVQVVDGASGRSLWETEFICPRLDLEGTSIMTSGQSAFLFWAGDPVRPPKNLTKTTVTPGAVQAMPVIRKLFMLHPAYPTILLELASTTDTILTAAVSYQEPQKDASYITVSSRPTSGLGPGSRVVKSMSLRAAITAGQIVRLGESSIAGVPVRPGVFEINKFFRRLTFKNH, translated from the exons ATGGCTGCAGCTTTGTCCCGTGCCCTCAAATTGCCTG GGAAGAAGGGCTCGGAGCTTGGAGAGTATGACCCCCTCACTCAGGCCGACAGTGAGGACGAGAGCGAGGAGGACGACCTGGTCCTCAACTATCCTCGCAATGGCCTGGGGAGGGGCAACTGCATGGGTACAGGTACCTCAGAGCTGAGAGGGAGCAGAACAGGGAGGCTCGTAGGGGATGAAGATGAGGCAGAGGAGGACGATGATGAGTGGAGAGAACGGCTCCCGGGAAaaaagaggcaggagagagaggagaagggcatGCAGTACTGGAGCCAGAGGGAGACAAACAGGGATGAGggagtagaggatggaggggggcTTGGGGCCTCTGGTGGCCCTGGATTGGGTGTCAGTGCCAGTGCTGACCCGGACGGGAATAAGGCTAAGGTGAGGGGAGCCATCCGGGCAGCGTTTTTCCTGGTGCCTCTGGTCTGTGCCATGCTGGTGGTGCTGCTGTGTGCCTTTCTGGTGCCTTGTCAGCATGGGGAACTGGACAAACGGCCACAGTGGGAGAAAGAGCTGGGTGATCATGTGGGAG GTGTTACCCCACCTCCTCTTGCACTGTGGGATGTTGACAATGACTCAGTTGAGGATGTGCTAATAGGAGTCACTCAAAAGAGCAACAATACCCATCTCTCCAGTTCTGCGGGGAACAACAAAG agTACAGTGTGGTGGCCCTATCTGCATTCAGTGGTGAGGTGCTTTGGAGGAGGGCCCTCAGGGAACCTGTGGAGTCCATCCAGTGTGGGCTGCAGTACGAAGCCCACCCATCACCACTGCCAGCAGGGGGCGCTGCCCTCAGAGCCCTCCCCAACAGCGCCATTCCCCTATCTgcccagagagacagagctagCGGCCCCGTGTGTCTGCTCATCGAGTCTGCACACCTCACTGCTGTCAACGGCACCACAG GGAAGAAGCTGTGGTCGGTAGCACCAGGGGAGATCCAGTCCCAGGCAGTTTCTCTGCCAGATCTCCAAGGTGACTCTGTTCCTGACTTGCTGATTGCTACTTTACCTGCTGACCAG GTGTCTGACCTCTCACTTCTCCTGCTGTCTGGGCTGACTGGAGCTATGCTTGGACATCCCGTGACCTTTAACCTCACGACCTTTAATGTCTCTGGAAAGCTGATTGGTCCCCTGTTTCATGAGACACAGCTGGGGGCATATTACATTCTATTTGGACtag gcactgtagaggctgtatcccTGGGAGATATTTACACTCGGGCTACTGGAAAAACACCAATATCCCCTGGTCTGAGACTGAAGGAACCTGGCTGGGAGAAGCGTAGGAAAACCAACTCCTCCCTCATACACATCTCCAG TGGAACTGAGCAAGTGGAGTTCTTGGTCCCCCTAGTGGCTGGCTTGTGTAACAACCACAACAGCCTGGACTCCATCTCCAACCTCAACTCCAGCCGCAGTGACTGGGTGCTGGTGTGTGGCAAGCTCTCCAGCAAGCTCTCTGTGCTGAGAGAGAAGGACGCACACACCGAGTGGACTCTTACCTCCTCAGCCATACACAG TCGTCCAGCACCAGGCCAATTCAACGATGATGGAATCCCAGATCTCCTCATCCAGAAGTCTGGGGCCCCTAGAATGAGAAAA GTTCAGGTGGTTGATGGAGCCAGTGGGCGTAGTCTGTGGGAGACAGAGTTTATTTGTCCACGCCTTGACCTGGAAGGTACCTCAATCATGACATCTGGTCAATCAGCTTTCCTTTTCTGGGCCGGTGACCCTGTCAGACCACCAAAGAACCTCACCAAGACAACTGTGA CACCAGGGGCGGTTCAAGCCATGCCAGTCATCCGAAAGCTCTTCATGTTACATCCTGCATATCCCACAATCCTCCTGGAGCTCGCCAGCACCACAGACACCATTCTTACTGCTGCAG TGAGTTACCAGGAGCCGCAGAAGGATGCCTCCTACATTACCGTGTCCTCCCGGCCTACCTCTGGCCTGGGGCCTGGGTCTCGGGTGGTGAAGAGCATGAGCCTCAGGGCAGCAATCACTGCTGGACAGATTGTGAGGCTGGGAGAGAGCAGCATCGCAGGGGTACCAGTCAGACCTGGAGTATTTGAGATAAACAAGTTCTTCAGGCGTCTCACCTTCAAAAACCATTAG